The following coding sequences are from one Leptolyngbya sp. NIES-3755 window:
- a CDS encoding polysaccharide pyruvyl transferase (similar to AA sequence:cyanobase_aa:LBDG_51850): MRAVLCGYYGMGNGGDEALLASLLQMLPDHVEPIVLSGDPVQTRDRYKVEVCDRKSLSAVLKALRTSDAFIWGGGSLMQDSTSAMNPIYYGGLMRLAQMMGLNTIAWAQGIGPLKRSWVKSFTKSTFKHCTQVSVRDRASAALLHDWQIPFTLAPDPVWAMESTPVTGLWNLPAPRVAVNLRSHRHLTPERLEVFTRALVNFQKATQTCILLLPFQASQDFAIAQSLHEQLPEASHILQIKQPQELKGVFRGVEMTIAMRLHGLIMAAAEGCRCFGLSYDPKVTQLMSDLDMAGGAIADLPTDANELSRMWIDLYANGDALSDDQIHSLIDRALFHQAVLEQALESTHG, from the coding sequence ATGCGTGCAGTTCTGTGTGGCTACTATGGCATGGGAAATGGCGGCGATGAAGCGTTATTGGCTTCATTACTGCAAATGTTACCGGATCACGTTGAGCCGATCGTATTATCGGGCGATCCCGTTCAAACTCGCGATCGCTACAAAGTCGAGGTGTGCGATCGTAAGTCTCTGTCTGCCGTTCTCAAGGCACTCCGAACTTCCGATGCGTTTATCTGGGGCGGTGGTAGCTTGATGCAAGATTCGACTAGCGCCATGAATCCAATCTACTACGGCGGTTTGATGCGATTGGCTCAGATGATGGGACTGAACACGATCGCTTGGGCGCAAGGAATTGGACCGCTTAAGCGATCGTGGGTGAAATCTTTTACAAAATCGACCTTTAAGCACTGTACTCAAGTGAGTGTTCGCGATCGTGCTTCGGCTGCATTGCTCCACGATTGGCAAATTCCGTTCACACTCGCACCTGATCCCGTTTGGGCAATGGAATCTACGCCCGTGACTGGACTCTGGAATTTACCCGCTCCGAGAGTGGCTGTCAATTTACGATCGCATCGTCACTTAACTCCAGAACGTTTAGAAGTTTTTACTCGTGCGTTAGTCAATTTTCAAAAAGCAACTCAGACGTGCATCTTATTGCTGCCATTTCAAGCAAGTCAGGATTTTGCGATCGCTCAGTCACTTCACGAACAATTACCCGAAGCGAGTCACATTCTGCAAATCAAACAACCGCAAGAATTAAAAGGCGTGTTTCGCGGTGTGGAAATGACGATCGCCATGAGACTTCACGGATTGATCATGGCAGCCGCAGAAGGATGTCGCTGTTTTGGATTGAGCTATGACCCGAAAGTGACTCAACTCATGAGCGATCTAGACATGGCGGGAGGTGCGATCGCAGATTTGCCCACGGATGCAAATGAGTTGAGTCGAATGTGGATCGATCTGTATGCGAATGGTGATGCCCTTTCTGATGACCAAATTCATTCATTAATCGATCGTGCATTGTTCCATCAAGCAGTGCTAGAACAAGCCCTAGAAAGCACTCACGGTTAA
- a CDS encoding hypothetical protein (hypothetical protein Cyan7822_2758;~similar to AA sequence:cyanobase_aa:LBDG_51830) — MTALSIPTWIIHISSVLEWIAAIWLIWRYADISGDRVWRSLSFGMLPALISAMCACTWHFFDNASALDWLVTLQAAMTVVGNCTCCAAGWWIWRSTQKAES; from the coding sequence ATGACGGCTCTCTCAATTCCCACTTGGATTATCCATATTTCCAGCGTGCTCGAATGGATTGCGGCAATTTGGCTGATTTGGCGATATGCAGACATTAGCGGCGATCGGGTTTGGCGATCGCTCTCATTCGGAATGCTTCCAGCGCTGATTAGTGCGATGTGTGCCTGTACCTGGCATTTCTTCGATAATGCGTCTGCGCTCGATTGGCTCGTGACCCTTCAAGCTGCGATGACGGTCGTAGGAAATTGTACGTGTTGTGCGGCGGGCTGGTGGATTTGGCGTTCTACACAAAAAGCAGAATCATGA
- a CDS encoding superoxide dismutase (similar to AA sequence:cyanobase_aa:LBDG_16750), protein MAFELKPLPYGYDALEPYIDATTMQIHHDKHHAAYVNNLNAAIEKYSDLQSKSVEELVTSLDQVPEDVRAAVRNNAGGHVNHTMFWEIMGANGSGEPNGAIASAINNSFGSFDAFKQQFNDAGTKRFGSGWVWLVRSNQGELKVISTPNQDSPLTEGHTPIMGNDVWEHAYYLKYQNRRPEYLNAWWNVLNWEEINRRFDAAMSGN, encoded by the coding sequence ATGGCTTTTGAATTGAAACCGCTGCCTTATGGATATGACGCTCTAGAGCCGTACATTGATGCGACCACGATGCAGATTCACCACGACAAGCACCATGCAGCTTACGTGAATAATTTGAATGCTGCGATCGAGAAATACAGCGATCTACAAAGCAAGTCGGTTGAAGAACTCGTCACCAGCCTTGACCAAGTGCCTGAAGATGTTCGGGCTGCGGTTCGCAATAATGCAGGCGGTCACGTGAATCACACCATGTTCTGGGAAATTATGGGCGCGAATGGCAGCGGAGAACCGAATGGCGCGATCGCTTCAGCGATTAATAATTCCTTTGGTAGCTTTGATGCCTTCAAGCAGCAATTTAACGACGCAGGCACGAAGCGTTTTGGTAGCGGTTGGGTTTGGTTAGTCCGCTCCAACCAAGGCGAACTCAAAGTCATTTCCACCCCGAACCAAGATAGCCCACTCACAGAAGGACATACTCCAATTATGGGGAACGACGTGTGGGAACACGCCTACTATCTGAAATATCAGAATCGTCGTCCGGAATATCTCAATGCTTGGTGGAATGTCTTGAATTGGGAAGAAATTAATCGCCGCTTCGATGCTGCAATGAGCGGAAACTAG
- a CDS encoding hypothetical protein (hypothetical protein Cyan7822_2757;~similar to AA sequence:cyanobase_aa:LBDG_51820) — translation MISKETLFAISLFPYLGFLWFLTRSQKTPRLALIGFYMTLVFVAITIPAGIYAQVHYGKQLADVDWLHGSAESFLTLSNILVVLGFRQALVQQTSTDESKSNT, via the coding sequence ATGATTTCTAAAGAAACACTGTTTGCGATCTCGTTGTTTCCGTATTTGGGATTTTTGTGGTTCTTAACGCGATCGCAAAAAACACCCCGTCTTGCTTTGATTGGCTTTTACATGACACTCGTATTTGTGGCGATTACCATTCCTGCGGGAATCTATGCCCAAGTGCATTACGGGAAACAATTAGCGGATGTTGATTGGCTTCATGGAAGTGCAGAATCGTTTCTTACACTGTCAAATATTTTGGTTGTGCTTGGATTTCGGCAAGCCTTGGTTCAACAGACTTCAACTGATGAATCGAAATCAAATACTTGA
- a CDS encoding hypothetical protein (similar to AA sequence:cyanobase_aa:gll2932) — MTLQELQTELKALTPIERANALQILTQALSNHSQGIVKRSDVIGGDACIANTRLPVWLFVSLRTQGATDADLLKAYPHLTAADLVNVWAYADAHPEEISIALQEQENAMQEDG, encoded by the coding sequence ATGACTCTGCAAGAGCTACAAACTGAGCTTAAGGCGTTAACCCCGATCGAAAGAGCCAACGCGCTTCAAATCTTGACCCAGGCGTTGAGTAATCACTCTCAAGGCATTGTTAAACGGTCAGATGTCATCGGCGGGGATGCTTGCATTGCGAATACACGCCTTCCGGTCTGGCTCTTTGTCAGTTTACGAACTCAAGGCGCGACCGATGCAGACCTACTAAAAGCCTACCCTCATCTGACGGCTGCTGATCTGGTTAATGTCTGGGCTTATGCAGATGCTCACCCTGAAGAAATCTCGATCGCTTTACAAGAACAAGAGAACGCAATGCAGGAAGACGGCTAA
- a CDS encoding alpha-glucan phosphorylase (similar to AA sequence:cyanobase_aa:LBDG_51330), which produces MTYTSTVNPADRLSARLPQALKPLAEIAYNYWWCWNPDMISLFQSINPDEWERCGHNPVALLETISFDRLTQLASEPNYMSRLKDLAEQFNQYVNSTDTWSSRVAPQITREHPIAYFCAEFGLHESLQIYSGGLGILAGDHLKSASDLGVPLVAVGLLYRQGYFRQKLNQSGWQEDYYINNPFEHLPLQLLTDANGQPLVFEVLVRHRNVKVQVWRAQVGRVSLFLMDTDREDNDPIDRWLTGHLYGGNQETRIAQEVILGIGGVRALKTVGIEPSVYHLNEGHAAFCLLEVCRQEIQKTGKSFYDIEKPVRDRCVFTTHTPVPAGHDVFSADLMDSFFAKYWGELGLSREQFLALGARRLGDPWEPFGMTVLALRLCRSANGVSELHGEVSRKMWTVLYPEKSEDNVPIGYITNGVHASTWTSAMMADLYRKYLGEDWTTKVLDPQTWAKIDNAPDEEIWWRHQILKERLVAHTRQKVRTSRQNRNEDWSLIQATDHLLDPKILTIGFARRFSPYKRGDLLLRNVEKALQIFSNDERPVQIIFSGKAHPADEEGKRIIQRIMEWCKTHSNVRDRVAFIEDYDMHTARKLVQGVDVWLNNPRRPLEASGTSGQKVCFNGGLNCSVLDGWWCEGYLTDANGKPLNGWAIGEDAHTSDQALQDKIDSDSLYDLLENQIIPLYYDQDENGVPHGWIQMMKASIKTNCPAFNTHRMIADYVAQVYAPGVKSNVPLTLAKVPQS; this is translated from the coding sequence ATGACCTATACTTCAACTGTCAATCCGGCTGACAGACTGAGTGCGCGTTTACCCCAAGCCCTTAAACCTTTGGCGGAGATCGCCTATAACTATTGGTGGTGCTGGAATCCAGATATGATTTCGCTCTTTCAGTCGATCAATCCTGATGAGTGGGAAAGATGTGGGCACAATCCGGTTGCACTCCTCGAAACGATCAGCTTCGATCGTTTAACGCAATTGGCTTCTGAACCGAACTACATGAGTCGGCTTAAAGACCTTGCGGAACAATTTAACCAATATGTAAATTCAACCGATACGTGGTCGAGCCGCGTTGCTCCTCAGATTACACGAGAGCACCCGATCGCGTATTTCTGTGCAGAATTCGGACTGCATGAATCCTTACAAATCTATTCCGGTGGTCTCGGCATTCTCGCTGGGGATCATTTGAAGTCAGCATCAGATTTGGGTGTTCCGCTGGTCGCAGTTGGATTGCTCTATCGCCAAGGTTACTTCCGTCAGAAACTCAACCAAAGCGGTTGGCAAGAGGATTACTACATCAACAATCCATTCGAGCATTTACCGCTGCAATTGTTGACGGATGCGAATGGTCAGCCGCTCGTGTTTGAAGTGCTGGTACGGCATCGCAATGTCAAAGTTCAAGTTTGGAGAGCACAAGTTGGACGAGTCAGCTTGTTCTTGATGGATACCGATCGAGAAGATAATGATCCCATCGATCGCTGGCTGACAGGTCACTTGTACGGCGGTAATCAAGAAACCCGGATTGCTCAAGAAGTAATTCTCGGTATCGGCGGCGTTCGGGCACTCAAAACGGTTGGAATTGAACCCTCGGTTTATCACTTGAACGAAGGACACGCTGCATTCTGTCTGCTCGAAGTCTGTCGCCAAGAGATTCAGAAAACGGGTAAATCTTTCTACGACATTGAAAAGCCAGTTCGCGATCGCTGTGTGTTCACGACTCATACACCTGTTCCCGCAGGTCATGACGTGTTCTCAGCCGATTTGATGGATTCGTTCTTCGCCAAGTACTGGGGAGAATTGGGACTGTCTCGCGAACAGTTCCTCGCATTGGGCGCACGTCGATTGGGCGATCCTTGGGAACCGTTTGGCATGACGGTTCTGGCACTAAGATTATGTCGATCGGCAAATGGCGTGAGTGAACTACACGGAGAAGTGTCGCGCAAAATGTGGACGGTTCTCTATCCCGAAAAGAGCGAAGACAATGTTCCGATCGGGTACATCACGAATGGCGTTCATGCTTCGACTTGGACTTCTGCAATGATGGCGGATCTCTATCGCAAGTATCTGGGCGAAGACTGGACAACGAAAGTACTTGATCCCCAAACTTGGGCGAAGATCGACAACGCACCAGATGAGGAAATTTGGTGGAGACATCAAATTCTTAAAGAGCGGTTAGTCGCTCACACTCGCCAGAAAGTGAGAACTTCGCGGCAAAATCGAAACGAAGATTGGAGCTTGATTCAGGCAACTGATCATTTGCTCGATCCGAAGATTTTAACGATCGGCTTTGCACGTCGATTCAGCCCCTACAAGCGGGGTGATTTGTTACTAAGAAATGTTGAGAAAGCACTCCAAATCTTTAGCAATGATGAGCGTCCAGTACAGATTATTTTCTCTGGTAAAGCTCACCCTGCTGATGAAGAAGGTAAGCGGATTATTCAGCGAATCATGGAGTGGTGTAAGACTCATTCAAATGTTCGCGATCGCGTTGCCTTCATCGAAGACTACGATATGCACACGGCACGTAAGCTCGTTCAAGGGGTTGATGTGTGGTTGAACAATCCCCGCAGACCTTTAGAAGCTTCGGGAACCAGTGGTCAGAAAGTCTGCTTCAATGGTGGACTCAACTGTAGTGTGCTAGATGGCTGGTGGTGTGAAGGCTACTTAACCGATGCCAATGGAAAACCGCTGAATGGTTGGGCGATCGGGGAAGATGCTCACACCAGCGATCAAGCGCTGCAAGACAAAATCGATTCTGATTCACTGTATGACCTATTGGAAAACCAAATCATCCCGCTCTACTATGACCAGGATGAGAATGGTGTGCCGCATGGTTGGATTCAGATGATGAAAGCTTCGATCAAGACGAACTGCCCTGCATTTAATACGCATCGGATGATCGCGGATTATGTGGCTCAGGTCTATGCTCCAGGTGTGAAGTCAAATGTACCGCTGACTTTGGCGAAAGTGCCACAAAGTTAG
- a CDS encoding hypothetical protein (conserved hypothetical protein;~similar to AA sequence:cyanobase_aa:AM1_1042), whose translation MVQSSEKTLTIAEFLQLPETKPATEYIEGQLVQKPMPQGKHSKLQGKLVTEINRVAESEQIALALPELRCTFGNRSIVPDIAVFTWSRIPLDEEGDIANAFNAAPDWTIEILSPDQNQSKVTANILHCLKFSSQMGWLIDPKMKSIFVYPSGQQPEFLQEPEQLLPVPAFMSTLQITVGDLFSWLKLGNS comes from the coding sequence ATGGTGCAGAGTTCTGAAAAAACACTAACGATCGCAGAGTTTTTGCAACTTCCAGAAACCAAGCCTGCAACTGAATATATCGAAGGTCAATTGGTACAAAAGCCCATGCCACAGGGAAAGCACAGCAAGCTACAGGGAAAACTCGTCACCGAGATCAATCGCGTTGCTGAATCAGAACAGATTGCGTTAGCCCTTCCAGAATTGCGCTGCACCTTTGGCAACCGATCGATTGTTCCTGATATTGCAGTCTTTACCTGGAGCCGAATTCCCTTAGATGAAGAGGGAGATATCGCAAATGCTTTCAATGCTGCTCCTGATTGGACAATTGAAATTCTTTCTCCAGATCAGAATCAGTCAAAAGTGACCGCAAACATTTTGCATTGTCTCAAGTTTAGCTCTCAAATGGGATGGCTGATTGACCCGAAGATGAAATCAATTTTTGTTTATCCATCGGGTCAACAACCAGAGTTCCTTCAGGAGCCAGAACAGTTACTTCCGGTTCCTGCTTTTATGTCAACCTTGCAAATAACAGTAGGCGATCTATTTAGCTGGCTGAAACTTGGAAATTCTTAA
- a CDS encoding N-acyl-L-amino acid amidohydrolase (similar to AA sequence:cyanobase_aa:LBDG_16740): protein MVSTFLSSPSVDLSQIRLEIRSLQAQLVTWRRQLHQRPELGFREERTAEFITEKLRQWQIPHETGIAKTGIVATIEGNRPGRVLAIRADMDALPIQEQNDVPYKSQHDGLMHACGHDGHVTIALGTAYYLSQHRDFSGTVKFIFQPAEEGPGGAKPMIEAGVLKNPDVDAIIGLHLWNNLPLGTVGVRTGALMAAVETFELVILGKGGHGAIPQQTIDSIVVGSQIVNALQTIVARNVDPIESAVVTVGEFHSGTACNVIAASARLKGTVRYFNPHYAGYFKQRIEQIVGGICQAHGATYELNYQSLYPPVINDGAIADLVRSVAETVVESPIGVVPNCQTMGGEDMSFFLQEVPGCYFFLGSANSQIGLDFPHHHPRFDFDETALGMGVEIFVRCVERN from the coding sequence ATGGTTTCTACATTTTTAAGTTCACCGTCGGTTGATTTATCGCAGATTCGATTAGAGATCCGATCGCTTCAAGCTCAATTGGTCACATGGCGTAGACAGTTACACCAACGTCCAGAACTCGGCTTTCGAGAAGAGCGAACGGCGGAATTTATTACTGAAAAACTTCGACAGTGGCAGATTCCGCACGAAACCGGAATTGCAAAAACCGGAATTGTTGCCACGATCGAGGGAAATCGTCCGGGTCGAGTGTTGGCAATTCGAGCCGATATGGACGCGCTCCCGATTCAGGAGCAAAATGATGTGCCCTATAAGTCGCAGCATGATGGATTGATGCACGCTTGTGGACATGATGGGCATGTAACGATCGCGCTCGGAACTGCATATTATTTATCCCAACATCGAGATTTTTCGGGAACGGTGAAGTTTATTTTTCAGCCTGCCGAAGAAGGTCCTGGAGGTGCGAAACCAATGATCGAAGCAGGCGTTTTGAAAAATCCTGATGTCGATGCAATTATTGGGTTGCATTTGTGGAATAACTTGCCGCTTGGAACCGTTGGCGTTCGGACTGGGGCATTAATGGCGGCAGTGGAAACCTTTGAGTTAGTCATTCTGGGTAAAGGTGGACATGGCGCGATCCCACAACAAACGATCGATTCTATTGTGGTTGGTTCTCAGATTGTGAATGCGCTCCAAACGATCGTGGCTCGAAATGTTGATCCGATCGAATCTGCGGTTGTGACGGTAGGCGAATTTCACTCAGGAACCGCTTGTAATGTGATTGCAGCTTCAGCGCGTCTTAAAGGCACTGTGCGCTATTTCAATCCGCATTATGCAGGCTATTTCAAACAGCGGATTGAGCAGATTGTCGGGGGCATTTGTCAGGCGCATGGAGCGACGTATGAATTGAATTATCAATCGTTGTATCCGCCTGTGATTAATGATGGTGCGATCGCGGATTTGGTGCGATCGGTCGCAGAAACCGTGGTCGAATCCCCGATCGGAGTTGTCCCAAATTGCCAAACAATGGGCGGAGAAGATATGTCCTTTTTCTTACAAGAAGTTCCAGGATGCTACTTCTTCCTTGGTTCTGCAAACTCGCAAATTGGACTCGATTTTCCACACCATCATCCCAGGTTTGATTTTGACGAAACGGCGCTCGGTATGGGGGTAGAGATTTTCGTCAGGTGCGTGGAACGGAATTAG
- a CDS encoding hypothetical protein (similar to AA sequence:cyanobase_aa:LBDG_51320) — protein sequence MLLFTTIYERDSLCQNLHMGKAGKALRQVLSTYGISQNRLAVTMGINRSTVHQWVNEISDPLAEAVTHMIKALREINSTAAEDFIDLYLERQSSQPAPDPPEDNL from the coding sequence ATGTTGCTATTTACAACCATTTACGAACGCGATTCGCTTTGCCAAAATCTCCACATGGGAAAAGCAGGAAAGGCACTACGACAAGTACTCTCGACCTATGGGATCAGCCAAAACCGATTGGCGGTCACAATGGGAATCAATCGATCGACTGTGCATCAGTGGGTGAATGAGATCAGTGATCCCCTGGCTGAAGCCGTCACGCACATGATCAAAGCACTGCGAGAAATTAATAGCACTGCTGCGGAAGACTTTATCGATTTGTATCTCGAACGTCAATCTTCGCAACCTGCACCCGACCCTCCTGAAGACAATCTGTAA
- a CDS encoding bacterial SH3 domain family protein (similar to AA sequence:cyanobase_aa:LBDG_33330) has product MSVNVKTFLKSPLQVGACLTATVTLVGTVYALTHPRSMVKRAESAQLIQANRCTTVVFDDQPPLNVRQAPNDRSGTIVGALDNGEVLTVVGEQNGWLRITAPTVGWVYENRTRKTCEGDPPDATLTRKQVNDPVLATLPNEPGTQLYREAISQYQSGNLTGAIALLRSISADSAAYEPAQIALKTMPQTWNQAKAKYNTALAAQEQRRWGDVIVIATDYPDIRHWREKLAPIVKKATRMHHFTTNKAMQ; this is encoded by the coding sequence ATGTCGGTTAACGTGAAAACTTTTTTGAAATCTCCTCTCCAGGTTGGGGCGTGTCTCACCGCAACCGTGACGCTTGTAGGAACGGTATATGCACTAACTCATCCTCGATCGATGGTGAAACGTGCAGAATCCGCGCAACTTATTCAAGCGAACCGTTGTACAACCGTGGTGTTCGATGACCAGCCGCCCTTAAATGTGCGACAGGCTCCGAATGATCGATCGGGAACGATCGTGGGAGCGCTGGATAATGGTGAAGTGCTCACCGTAGTTGGAGAACAAAATGGTTGGCTGAGAATCACTGCTCCGACTGTCGGTTGGGTGTACGAAAACCGGACACGCAAAACTTGTGAAGGCGATCCACCTGATGCAACATTGACTCGAAAGCAGGTGAATGATCCAGTACTGGCGACCCTTCCAAATGAACCTGGTACTCAGCTTTATCGAGAGGCGATTTCTCAGTATCAGAGTGGAAATTTAACCGGTGCGATCGCGTTATTGCGCTCAATCTCAGCGGACAGTGCAGCGTATGAACCTGCTCAGATTGCTCTGAAAACGATGCCGCAAACCTGGAATCAGGCGAAAGCAAAATACAATACTGCGCTTGCAGCCCAAGAACAGAGACGGTGGGGTGACGTTATTGTGATTGCAACGGACTATCCGGATATTCGTCACTGGCGAGAGAAATTAGCGCCGATCGTGAAGAAGGCGACCCGGATGCACCATTTCACCACAAATAAAGCAATGCAATAG